AAGAAAAACCTTGGACGTAATATTGTCCTTTCCTCTTCCTTTAAAGGAGACGGTTCCTTCTCCGAAGACTGCGTTGTTCCCGTGGGTGGAACGAAAAACTGGCCCATGAAAGAAGGAGACGTCAAAGATTTTTATTTCAGGATCACTGGAGACCCAGCGGAGTTCAAGAAGAGACTTTCAGAAAAGACGACGCCAAACTTCTTCAGGGTGATCAGGGAGTCTGTGGAGAAGAGCGGCTATACGGAAAAGGATATAGACTATCTTGCCATTCTTCACTTTAAACGCTCCGCGCACTTTGGAGTTTTGCAGGAACTCGGACTCAAGCCGGAGCAATCCACGTATCTCGAAGAATACGGTCACATCGGTCAGAACGACCAGCTCCTTTCCATTAAGCTGGGGCTAAAGAGCGGGAAAATCAAAGACGGTTCCCTCATCGTGATGGTCGGAGCTGGTCTGGGTTTTGTCTGGGCTGCGACCACAGTGCGTTGGGGGAAGATTTAGATAAAAACTGAATACGGAGGGATCGAAGTGAGACTTGAAGGAAAAGTCGTTATTATTACCGGTGCCGCTAGTGGCATTGGCAGAGCATCCGCCAGAAAATTCTGTGAGGAAGGCGCCATCGTCATAGCTTGCGATCTGAATGAAGAGCTATTGAACAGTCTTGCCGAAGAGACAAAAGATCTTCCGGGTGAAGTAATTCCGAAAAGGCTCAGCGTCACCGACCGTGAAGCCATAAAAGCCCTCGTGGCAGAAATCAAAGATAAATACGGCAGAATCGATGGCCTTGTCAACAATGCTGGTATAACGAGGGACGCCCTCATTCAAAAGATGTCTGAGGAAGATTGGGATGCTGTTATCAATGTCAACCTCAAGGGCGTATTCAACATGACACAGTTTGTTGTGCCCGTTATGATTGGACAGGGTTATGGTTCCATTGTCAACACATCTTCCGTCGTAGGTGTCTATGGAAACATCGGACAGACCAACTACGCTGCGACAAAGGGCGGAGTCATTGCCATGACCAAAACCTGGGCGAAGGAGTTCACCAGAAGAGGTGCAAAGATCAGAGTAAATGCCGTCGCTCCGGGTTTCATAAAAACACCTATGACCGAGAAGGTTCCGGAAAAGGTGATCAAAATGATGGAAGAAAAAATCCCGCTGAAAAGGATGGGAGAGGCGGAAGAGATCGCCAATGTCTACCTGTTCCTCATATCTGACGAATCCAGTTACATCACCGGACAGGTCATCGGTGTCGATGGAGGACTCGTCCTTTGAGCGTAAAGACCGAAAAAACTCGAAAGGCCCTGCTGAAAGCTGCTGAAGACCTCTTCAGCAGCAAGGGCTTTGAGAATACTTCCGTGGCGGCTATCTGCAGAAAAGCAGGGTTGTCGAACGGCGTCTTCTATCGCCACTTTAAAAATAAGGATGATATATTCACGACCATCACTAACGAGATGATGGAAAGTTTTCAGCGCTCCATGGAACACGTGAAAGGGAAAGACAGGCGTGAATCCCTCAGACAATTGTATGTTTCCGCCTTCGATACACTGTGGAAATCGAAGAAACGCTTCAGGGCTTTCCACGAAGCTGAGTACAGGCTCAGGAACGTGGAAGAGCTTGTGGATGCTACCTATCTTAGGGCCATCGCGAAGATTCTCAATAAAAACTCCAGGGAAATAAAACCCGCGTTGAAGTGGTTCGTGATAGGGCCACTGAGGTTCAGCGCCATATACTGGATAATTTTCAAGGACATGAAAGTGCCGGATGAAGTCGTGAACGACTTACTGGAATTCACCTGTTTTGGTTTTGGAGTGCCCTTTGAACTGGGCGAGAGCGTTGCCCGTTTTTCCATTGACCGAAAAGCAGGATACGGCGCTGACAGCCGCTCACTTATAATGAAGTCAGCTGAGAAATTGTTCGGCGAAAAGGGTTACTTTAAGGCTTCTGTGTACGAGATCATGTCAGGAGCTGGCTATGGACAGGGCACATTCTATCTGTATTTCAAGAGCAAACAGGAACTACTGGAAGAGATAGTTATATATGCCAACAGGCAGCTACGTCACATAATGAGGGACGCTTCAGTCAATTTAAAAAACAGGCTGGAAAAGGAAATACGAAACTATCGAGTGTTCCTTGAATTCATGAGCGAACACAGGGAACTCTACGAAATCGTGAGGGAATCGGAATTCATTGTGGACAATCTGGGATACAGATACTATGAGAAACTGCTTGATTCCTACATCAAAGCCCTCAACGATTCCATAAACTCCGGCGAGCTTCGCAGCAAAAACGCAAAATCCCTTGCCATCTTTCTCATGGGGATAGGTCACTTCATGGGACTCGATCTCGTTTTCAGACCCCGCTACCCCCGGGACAGATGGGAAGAGTATCTTGTAGATCTTGCGAGGTTCATCGCTAAAGGGTTGGAGGTATAAAAAATGAACTGGAAAGAACAGTATGAAAGGAAATTGTTATCCCTCGAAGATGCCATCAGATTAGTGAAAAATAATCATAAAATCGTGGTAAGCATGGCCTCTATGGAGCCCAAGGGACTGCTGGAAAACCTGCACAAAATAGCCGATCACGTTGAGGGAGTCAGTGTCACCAGTTGTCTCAATATGCGAGAATATCCCTTCTTTTTGAGTCCCAAATATGAAGGAAAATTCTTAAACGAATCGTGGTTTTACTCCGAACCGGTTAGAAAGGCTGCTGGTTCGGGTCTCAAAACGGTATCCTACATACCCAACAACCTTCACAACGCCGGCACCGACAGACTCGTGAGTAACAGACCCGATGTATTTTGGGGCGTCGCTTCACCAATGGATAAAAATGGATTCATGACACTATCTCTCTCAAACGTCTATGAGCGCGATATGGTGGAGAATGCCAGTATGGTGATCCTCGAAGTCAACGTGAAAGCGCCGAAAACCCACGGCGAAACACAGGTGCATATCAGTGAAGTCGATCACATAGTCGAGAACGATTTCGACATTCCTGAACTCCCGGTCGTTGAACCGTCTGAGACAGAAAAACACATCGCCGGGCACATATCAGCATTGATCGAAGACGGCTCCACACTGCAGATAGGCATCGGCGGTATACCAAACGCCGTAGCAAAGCTCCTGGAAGACAAGAGAGACCTCGGAATACACACCGAGATGTTCACTGAATCCATGATAGAGCTCTTCGAAAAGGGAATCATCACCAACAGAAAGAAGACCCTGTGGCCGGGGAAGTTCATCTGTGCTTTCGCTCTGGGAACGAAAAGAATGTATGAGTTCATGGACGATAACCCCGGTGTATTCATACTCAGAGGCAGGTATGTGAACGATCCTTATGTGATCGCACAGAACGAAAAGATGGTCTCCATAAACACAGCCATAACCGTTGATCTAACGGGACAAGTCTGTTCCGAGGCCATAGGGACAAGACACTACAGCGGTACGGGTGGACAGCTCGACACCCACCGAGGTGCAACCATGTCAAAAGGAGGAAAAGGTATCATCGCCCTCAGATCCACAGCTAAAAAAGGAACCATCTCAACTATCGTGCCATTACTTCCATTGGGTTCGCCTGTGACCGTTCCAAGGCAGGATATAGATTATGTGGTTACAGAATATGGAGTCGCTCACCTCAGGGGATTGAGCGCCCGACAGAGGGTCGAAGCTCTCATAAACATTGCTCATCCCGATTTCAGAAGTGAACTCAAAAAAGAAGCTAGCAAAATAGGTCTGATTTAAGAGGAGGGTCGTTATGAGAAAAGTCTACATTGTTGGAGCAAAGAGAACAGCTATAGGCACACTCGGAGGCACATTGAAAGATGTACCGGCTGTGCAGCTCGGTGTCACGGCAGCTAAAGCCGCGATGAATCAAGCAAACATCTCGCCTGAATTGATTGATGAAACGATTGTGGGTTGTATCCTCACAGCTGGTCAGGGTATGGGTCCCGGGCGTCAGGTTTCCATATATTCAGGTGTTCCCGTTGAAAAGCCAGGCTACACGGTAAATATGCTCTGTGGCTCCGGTATGAAGAGTGTGATGATCGGTGCCTCAGACATCCTGCTCGGTGAAGCAGAAATAGTGCTCACCGGTGGTATAGAGAATATGTCCAGAGCTCCCTACCTGCTTCAGAATGCCAGATTCGGCTACAGACTTGGAAACGGTGAGGTCATAGACCACATGGTGTATGACGGGTTGACAGATATATTTAACAATTACCATATGGGGGTCACAGCTGAAAACCTTGCTAAAAAGTACAACATCTCCAGGGAAGAGCAGGATGAATTCGCTTATAACAGCCAGATGAAGGCAAAGAAAGCTATTGCTGAAGGAAAGTTCAGAGACGAGATTGAACCGGTTGTGATCAAAACCAGAAAGGCTGAAATTGTCTTCGATACTGATGAACATCCCAGAGATGTGACACTTGAAAAACTCGCAAAGTTGAAACCCGCGTTCGTAAAAGATGGCACTGTCACGGCAGGTAATGCTTCCGGAATTAACGATGGTGGTAGCGCAATCGTCATCGCTTCTGAAGATGCTGTGAAAGCCAATGGCTTAAAGCCAATGGCGGAGATCGTTGCTTTTGCTCAGGCTGGCGTGGATCCAGCGTACATGGGCTATGGTCCCGTACCGGCCATGAAAAAAGCTCTTGAAAAGGCAAAGATGAATATAAAAGATATAGAGCTTATTGAACTCAACGAAGCTTTCGCCGCTCAGAGCCTTGCGGTGATAAGGGGTATGGAAGAAGAACTCGATGTAGACAGGGACTGGATTCTTGAAAGGACCAACGTGAACGGTGGTGCTATCGCCCTCGGTCATCCCATTGGTGCATCCGGCAACCGCATCATCGTCACGCTGTTGTACGAGATGAAAAAACGTGGACTAACCTACGGTCTGGCTTCTCTGTGCATCGGCGGGGGCATGGGCACAGCGGTGATTATTAAGAACATAGATTGATGCAATTCTTTATAGGAGGTGGGGTATTATGAAGAAAGTCCTTTTGGCAGTGCTTTTTCTGGTAGTAATCGCCACGTTCATCTTCGCAGAAAACGGCGTATATCCCGATAAGATCGTCATCGGATCCTTTCAGGCTCTTTCCGGTCCTGTGGCGCCCATTGGTATCTCCATGAGAAAAGGCATGGATGCCTACTTCAACTGGGTCAACGCTAACGGCGGTATCAACGGCAGGAAGATCGAACTTATCGTAGCCGATGACGCCTTCAACCCTTCCAAGACAGTCGTCGAAGTGAAGAGACTCGTTGAACAAGACAAGGTATTCGCTATCGTCGGTGGGCTCGGGACCCCTGGCTGCTTGGCAGTTGCAGATTATCTCAACAACTCAGGCGTTCCCTTCGTCTATCAGGGTAGTGGTTCCAGCATACTGGCGATTCCACCAAAAAAGTACGTCTTTACCGTACAGCCGAACTATACAACTGAAGGACAGATTATGGCAAAGTACCTCGTTGAGGTCCTCGGCAAAAAAAGAATTGGAATCGTCTACAGGGCGGACGACGCTGGTCAGGAAGAATTGAATGGTCTTAAGCGCTGGCTTGTCGAGCATGGATACAGCTCGGCTCTTGTTGCAAAGCTTCCGGTAGACGTTACGAGGACGACTTTCGACAACGAGATTCTCAAACTGATGGAACTGAATGTTGACGCCGTCGTACTCAGCATGTGGATTCCTCAGAGTCCAAACTTCCTCAAGCAGGCGTATGAGTACGGACTCGATGTCCTCATGCTCGGTAACTATGTCAATCCCGATCCGACGGTTATAGCCCTTGCAGGCGAAGCTTCAGAAGGCTTCCAGGCTATGGCGTGGGTCATGGGTGATATCACAGACGAGAACTTCCAGAGGTACATTCAGATCTATCAGGAAACCTTCAAAGACGAAATCCCTAACGCTTACGCTGCTGCGGGTTTCATTGCCGCCGAGGTCTTCACAGAGGCTCTCAGGAGAGCAGGCGAAGAGCCCACACGCGAAAGCCTTATCAAAGCCCTCGAGGAACTGAACGGCTGGGAGGGCCTCATCACACCGGCTATCACCTACAAACCATACGACCCCAACGACAAATACTGCCGTGTAGGTATCAGACAGATGTACGTCATGGAAGTAAAAGATCAGGTTTGGACAGCCATAACAGACTGGATTTCTGTAGCAGAATAATTACCTCGCGCGGGGGGTAATCCCCCCGCGATTTTCTGGAGGTGTATTATGGCTCTACTCGAAGTAAAAGATGTAACTGTAAAATTTGGAGGCGTAACGGCTGTAAAGTCTTTCAATATGAGCGTAGAAGCTGGCACCATCCATTCCCTTATCGGTCCCAATGGAGCGGGCAAAACTACGCTCTTCAATGTGGTCACGAGGATTGTCAAAGAAACGAGTGGAAAGGTTTTATTCGACGGTCAGGACCTATCCAGTTACAAGCCATACGAAGTGATAAACGCCGGTATATCAAGAACATTCCAGAATCTTGAGATTTTCAAATATATAACCGTGATGGAAAACTTCTTCGTTGGTCATCACAGGGAGATACATTACGGGACTTTTCAGGAAATGTTCTGGACGAAAAGAGTAAGAATATCGGAAAAGGAATCCATGGAACGGGCACTTGAAGTCGCGGAACTGTTGGGACTGAAAAGCAGATTGAATACGATTGCCGGTATGCTGCCCTACGGGCTACAGAAACTAGTTGAAATTGGCAGGGCACTCATGAGTGAGCCGAAATTCCTCATGCTTGATGAGCCCGCAGCTGGCCTTAATCCCACAGAAACTTCACAGCTCAAAGAGCTCATAAAGGATTTGCGCGATGACTTAAAACTTACGGTTTTCCTTGTGGAACATGATATGTCACTGGTCATGGATATTTCCGACAAGGTAACTGTTATGAATTTCGGTGAGAAAATAGCCGAGGGTTCGCCTGATGATGTCAGGAACGACCCAAAGGTTATTGAGGCCTATCTGGGAGAGAGTAAATATGCTTGAAATAAAGAATATCGAGGTCTATTACGGCTACATCAGAGCTCTTAAAGGAGTTTCTTTGCGCGTAGAAGAGGGAAAGATAGTTTCTCTTCTTGGCTCCAACGGTGCTGGAAAATCTACCACGCTGAAAACTGTTTCAGGACTTCTCAAGCCGAAACATGGAACCATACACTTTCAGGGAAAAGATATCACCCACATGGACTCATCGGGGATAGTCAAGCTTGGCATCGTCCAGTGCCCCGAGGGAAGGCAGCTTTTTCCCGATCTTTCGGTGAAAGAAAACCTCCTTACTGGAGCCATAACGCGAAAAAACCGAAAGAAAATCACTGAGGACTTGAACTGGGTCTACGAACTTTTCCCCATATTGCGTGAACGCAAAAATCAGCTCGCCGGAACCCTATCGGGCGGTGAGCAACAGATGCTGGCCATAGGTCGTGCCCTGATGGCTGCTCCAAGACTGCTCATGCTCGACGAACCCTCTCTTGGACTTGCCCCGAAGATCGTTGAGCAGATATTTGACCTCCTCGTCAGATTGAACAGTGAAAGAGGACTCACCATACTGCTCGTTGAACAGAATGCTAACGCCGCACTGAGAATTTCCAGCTACGCTTACATCCTTGAAGTAGGGAGTATCGCCCTCGAGGGAGATGCGCAAGAGCTATTGAAGAGCGACGTCGTGCGGCAAAAATATCTGGGAGCCTGAGGGGGTGACGTGGTGGTAACATTTTTACAGCAGGTAGTATTGGGCCTCAGGGAAGGCAGTCTTTTTTCGCTTGTCGCTCTGGGCCTTGTGTTGATATACAAGACTTCCGGTGTCGTGAACTTCGCATATGGAAACATGGGCATGTTCGCAGCCTATATAGCGTACACCGTCTTCGCTATTGCGGAACTTCCCCTCTGGCTAGCGGTACTCACGGCGATAGCATTCGGCTTTCTACTCGGTATTGTGACGGAGAGAGGTCTTCTTCGACCCATCAGGCACCTCTCCCATTCAGCAATGCTGATCCTGACACTGGGACTGCTCATGATCCTCGAAGGGCTGGCCCTCGAGATATGGAAACAGGATTATAAACCATTTCCTTCTCTCGTCAGGGGCAGGCCGTTTTTTATCAAGTTTTCGCAGGGAAGGATAATCCTTACCAGACAGGATGTTCTCATATTCGTTATCGCTGCCGCTATCATGTTGGCGCTCTTCCTTTATTTCAAGTTTACAAGAGCTGGACTCTCCATACGAGCAACGGCACAGAATGAGAATGCCGCCAGGTTGATGGGTATTAAGGTAGGTACAGTCTTCGCCTTCTCCTGGGGGTTGGGGACGGCGCTTAGTGCTCTCGCAGCTGTTATGGCCGCGCCGAGGACCCAGATAAACCCAAACATGATGATCGATTTACAGATACAGGGGCTCACCGCGGCTGTGCTCGGTGGTTTTGAGAGTCTCCCGGGCACAGTAGTTGGAGGGCTTTTGCTCGGTGTCATCGAACAATTCGTGGCGCGTTATCTCTCCGAAGAATTGAAAATGGCCTTCGCACTTATGATCATCCTCGTATTGCTTCTCATAAAACCTGAAGGCCTGCTCGGTCGTAAATCAGTGGAAAGGGTGTAGCCTATGCAAGGTATTCTATATAAAAACAGGCAATGGGTAATGACAGCACTCCTTTTTTTTGTACTTCCACTCATTTTCACCGGTCAGCCCTTCATGATGACGATATTCTCGCTAGTCCTCGTCTACACACTCGCCTCCCTGGGGCTCAACATAGTAATTGGCTATGCGGGGCAGATATCCATAGGCCATGCTGCTTTTATGGCCATTGGCGCCTATTTTTCTGCACTGCTCACCATGAACTTCCACGTTCCCTTTCTGATCGCCTTTCTGGGTGCTGGTGTTGTATCAGGAATCTTCGGCTTTTTGCTTGGCATACCCGCTCTCAGATTGAAGGGCTTCTATCTTGCCATCGCCACGATGGCCTTCTGCGTCGTGGTGGAACAATTACTAAAGTCATGGGATTACGCCGGTGGTAACATAGGTATCAGGAATATTGTCCCACCAAAACTTCCGGGTATATCGCTTGCATCCGATACGGCGAAATACTATCTTATAGCTGTGGTAACATTCCTGATCTATATCTTCACAGCGAATATTTTAAAAGGAAAGACCGGTAGAGCCTTCAAAGCCATTAGAGAGAGCGAATTTGCTGCTCAGTCCATGGGTATCAACATTTCCAGATACAAACTCATAGCATTTGTTATCAGTGCAGTGTACGCTGGATTCGCCGGGAGCCTTTATGCCCATACAATAGGATATATATCGCCCACCGATTTTGGCCTTGGTAACTCCATAAACCTTCTTGCTATCATCGTTATTGGAGGGTTGGCATCGCTTTCAGGCAGTTTCATAGGCTCCGTCATCATGGTCGCTATGCCCTTTCTATTCAGCAGGACGCAAATTCCCATGTCTATCATCTTCGGCGTGCTTCTCGTGCTGGTTGTGCTCTTCTTCCCGCGAGGACTGGCCTATGCACTGCAGATATTCAACATAAAATATCTCTGGAGGCCATATACAGCTTTGAAAAGGCACTTCGCAAAGAGGAAAAAAGCTGAAGGCGAATTCATAAATGTGCTGGGAAAGAAAATCCATTACGTCGAAGTCAACAAGAATGCAAAAAAGACCATAATGTTCATACACGGCAATTTTGCTTCCTGGCGCTGGTTCAAACCGGTTCTCGACAGGCTTTCTGATGATTACCGCGGTATTGCCCTTGATATGCCGAATTTTGGTCGCTCCGATTGGATAGATGAAATCACGATAGAGAGTTATGCTCGTTATGTCTCCGGGTTTATGAAAAAACTAAAGATCGACAAAGCCATCGTGGTGGGTCATTCCCTTGGGGGTGCTGTTGTGCAGAAGCTAACAATCGATAACCAGGAAATGATTGAAAAAGTTCTGCTCATTGACCCAGCACCACCTTCAGGCTACAAGGCTGCCCCCGAAGCCTATGCAGCTCTTGAACTATACAAAAGCAATGCAGATTTGTTGAAAAAAGCCCTTATCGGTACAATGCCTACCCGTTCCATCGACTCTTTCATCGATGAACTCGTCGCCGATGCCCTCCTGATGAAACCTCAATGCTTCGTCGAAAATGCAAAAGCCCTTGAAAAATATGATTACAGGGAAGAGTTGAAAAATCTGGAAATCCCCTTTAAAATCCTGGTGGGGAAACAAGACCTCATAATTTCCGAAGCCATGGCGAGGGAATTTGAACAGGTTATGA
This genomic interval from Kosmotoga pacifica contains the following:
- the fabG gene encoding 3-oxoacyl-[acyl-carrier-protein] reductase, with amino-acid sequence MRLEGKVVIITGAASGIGRASARKFCEEGAIVIACDLNEELLNSLAEETKDLPGEVIPKRLSVTDREAIKALVAEIKDKYGRIDGLVNNAGITRDALIQKMSEEDWDAVINVNLKGVFNMTQFVVPVMIGQGYGSIVNTSSVVGVYGNIGQTNYAATKGGVIAMTKTWAKEFTRRGAKIRVNAVAPGFIKTPMTEKVPEKVIKMMEEKIPLKRMGEAEEIANVYLFLISDESSYITGQVIGVDGGLVL
- a CDS encoding TetR/AcrR family transcriptional regulator, whose translation is MSVKTEKTRKALLKAAEDLFSSKGFENTSVAAICRKAGLSNGVFYRHFKNKDDIFTTITNEMMESFQRSMEHVKGKDRRESLRQLYVSAFDTLWKSKKRFRAFHEAEYRLRNVEELVDATYLRAIAKILNKNSREIKPALKWFVIGPLRFSAIYWIIFKDMKVPDEVVNDLLEFTCFGFGVPFELGESVARFSIDRKAGYGADSRSLIMKSAEKLFGEKGYFKASVYEIMSGAGYGQGTFYLYFKSKQELLEEIVIYANRQLRHIMRDASVNLKNRLEKEIRNYRVFLEFMSEHRELYEIVRESEFIVDNLGYRYYEKLLDSYIKALNDSINSGELRSKNAKSLAIFLMGIGHFMGLDLVFRPRYPRDRWEEYLVDLARFIAKGLEV
- a CDS encoding acetyl-CoA hydrolase/transferase family protein — encoded protein: MNWKEQYERKLLSLEDAIRLVKNNHKIVVSMASMEPKGLLENLHKIADHVEGVSVTSCLNMREYPFFLSPKYEGKFLNESWFYSEPVRKAAGSGLKTVSYIPNNLHNAGTDRLVSNRPDVFWGVASPMDKNGFMTLSLSNVYERDMVENASMVILEVNVKAPKTHGETQVHISEVDHIVENDFDIPELPVVEPSETEKHIAGHISALIEDGSTLQIGIGGIPNAVAKLLEDKRDLGIHTEMFTESMIELFEKGIITNRKKTLWPGKFICAFALGTKRMYEFMDDNPGVFILRGRYVNDPYVIAQNEKMVSINTAITVDLTGQVCSEAIGTRHYSGTGGQLDTHRGATMSKGGKGIIALRSTAKKGTISTIVPLLPLGSPVTVPRQDIDYVVTEYGVAHLRGLSARQRVEALINIAHPDFRSELKKEASKIGLI
- a CDS encoding acetyl-CoA C-acetyltransferase, which encodes MRKVYIVGAKRTAIGTLGGTLKDVPAVQLGVTAAKAAMNQANISPELIDETIVGCILTAGQGMGPGRQVSIYSGVPVEKPGYTVNMLCGSGMKSVMIGASDILLGEAEIVLTGGIENMSRAPYLLQNARFGYRLGNGEVIDHMVYDGLTDIFNNYHMGVTAENLAKKYNISREEQDEFAYNSQMKAKKAIAEGKFRDEIEPVVIKTRKAEIVFDTDEHPRDVTLEKLAKLKPAFVKDGTVTAGNASGINDGGSAIVIASEDAVKANGLKPMAEIVAFAQAGVDPAYMGYGPVPAMKKALEKAKMNIKDIELIELNEAFAAQSLAVIRGMEEELDVDRDWILERTNVNGGAIALGHPIGASGNRIIVTLLYEMKKRGLTYGLASLCIGGGMGTAVIIKNID
- a CDS encoding ABC transporter substrate-binding protein, which encodes MKKVLLAVLFLVVIATFIFAENGVYPDKIVIGSFQALSGPVAPIGISMRKGMDAYFNWVNANGGINGRKIELIVADDAFNPSKTVVEVKRLVEQDKVFAIVGGLGTPGCLAVADYLNNSGVPFVYQGSGSSILAIPPKKYVFTVQPNYTTEGQIMAKYLVEVLGKKRIGIVYRADDAGQEELNGLKRWLVEHGYSSALVAKLPVDVTRTTFDNEILKLMELNVDAVVLSMWIPQSPNFLKQAYEYGLDVLMLGNYVNPDPTVIALAGEASEGFQAMAWVMGDITDENFQRYIQIYQETFKDEIPNAYAAAGFIAAEVFTEALRRAGEEPTRESLIKALEELNGWEGLITPAITYKPYDPNDKYCRVGIRQMYVMEVKDQVWTAITDWISVAE
- a CDS encoding ABC transporter ATP-binding protein translates to MALLEVKDVTVKFGGVTAVKSFNMSVEAGTIHSLIGPNGAGKTTLFNVVTRIVKETSGKVLFDGQDLSSYKPYEVINAGISRTFQNLEIFKYITVMENFFVGHHREIHYGTFQEMFWTKRVRISEKESMERALEVAELLGLKSRLNTIAGMLPYGLQKLVEIGRALMSEPKFLMLDEPAAGLNPTETSQLKELIKDLRDDLKLTVFLVEHDMSLVMDISDKVTVMNFGEKIAEGSPDDVRNDPKVIEAYLGESKYA
- a CDS encoding ABC transporter ATP-binding protein, with product MLEIKNIEVYYGYIRALKGVSLRVEEGKIVSLLGSNGAGKSTTLKTVSGLLKPKHGTIHFQGKDITHMDSSGIVKLGIVQCPEGRQLFPDLSVKENLLTGAITRKNRKKITEDLNWVYELFPILRERKNQLAGTLSGGEQQMLAIGRALMAAPRLLMLDEPSLGLAPKIVEQIFDLLVRLNSERGLTILLVEQNANAALRISSYAYILEVGSIALEGDAQELLKSDVVRQKYLGA
- a CDS encoding branched-chain amino acid ABC transporter permease, yielding MVTFLQQVVLGLREGSLFSLVALGLVLIYKTSGVVNFAYGNMGMFAAYIAYTVFAIAELPLWLAVLTAIAFGFLLGIVTERGLLRPIRHLSHSAMLILTLGLLMILEGLALEIWKQDYKPFPSLVRGRPFFIKFSQGRIILTRQDVLIFVIAAAIMLALFLYFKFTRAGLSIRATAQNENAARLMGIKVGTVFAFSWGLGTALSALAAVMAAPRTQINPNMMIDLQIQGLTAAVLGGFESLPGTVVGGLLLGVIEQFVARYLSEELKMAFALMIILVLLLIKPEGLLGRKSVERV
- a CDS encoding alpha/beta fold hydrolase, which produces MQGILYKNRQWVMTALLFFVLPLIFTGQPFMMTIFSLVLVYTLASLGLNIVIGYAGQISIGHAAFMAIGAYFSALLTMNFHVPFLIAFLGAGVVSGIFGFLLGIPALRLKGFYLAIATMAFCVVVEQLLKSWDYAGGNIGIRNIVPPKLPGISLASDTAKYYLIAVVTFLIYIFTANILKGKTGRAFKAIRESEFAAQSMGINISRYKLIAFVISAVYAGFAGSLYAHTIGYISPTDFGLGNSINLLAIIVIGGLASLSGSFIGSVIMVAMPFLFSRTQIPMSIIFGVLLVLVVLFFPRGLAYALQIFNIKYLWRPYTALKRHFAKRKKAEGEFINVLGKKIHYVEVNKNAKKTIMFIHGNFASWRWFKPVLDRLSDDYRGIALDMPNFGRSDWIDEITIESYARYVSGFMKKLKIDKAIVVGHSLGGAVVQKLTIDNQEMIEKVLLIDPAPPSGYKAAPEAYAALELYKSNADLLKKALIGTMPTRSIDSFIDELVADALLMKPQCFVENAKALEKYDYREELKNLEIPFKILVGKQDLIISEAMAREFEQVMKNAKVEVIPDCGHSVNVEKPDLFLEKLYEFIK